From one Ictalurus punctatus breed USDA103 chromosome 20, Coco_2.0, whole genome shotgun sequence genomic stretch:
- the en2b gene encoding homeobox protein engrailed-2b: MEEKDQSSRDAGDESNRAILPLLEPPGNLHRITNFYIDNILRPDFGRRKESAAAANATERSDINASGRENRCPSEAGTDTDRAGSPESGEGASNPAVSGTKPGAESGADQCANSPNNQQMLWPAWVYCTRYSDRPSSGPRSRRPKKKTVTREDKRPRTAFTAEQLQRLKAEFQSNRYLTEQRRQSLATELQLNEAQIKIWFQNKRAKIKKASGTKNTLALHLMAQGLYNHATTAKDDKSDSD; the protein is encoded by the exons ATGGAAGAGAAAGATCAGAGCAGCAGAGATGCAGGAGACGAATCAAACCGAGCCATCCTGCCGCTGCTCGAGCCTCCCGGAAATCTGCACCGGATCACCAACTTCTACATCGACAACATTTTGCGCCCGGACTTCGGACGCAGGAAAGAAAGCGCCGCCGCAGCCAACGCGACCGAGCGCAGCGACATTAACGCGTCCGGGAGAGAGAACCGGTGTCCGTCAGAGGCGGGGACCGACACAGACCGAGCAGGATCACCGGAGTCGGGGGAAGGAGCATCGAACCCCGCCGTCAGCGGCACGAAGCCCGGGGCGGAAAGCGGCGCGGATCAGTGCGCAAACTCGCCCAATAACCAGCAGATGCTGTGGCCAGCCTGGGTTTACTGCACCAGATACTCGGACAGACCCTCATCAG ggCCCCGATCGCGCAGACCAAAGAAGAAGACTGTGACTCGGGAGGATAAGCGGCCCCGCACGGCCTTCACGGCGGAGCAGCTGCAGCGGCTGAAGGCGGAGTTCCAGTCGAACCGGTACCTGACGGAGCAGCGGAGACAGAGCCTCGCCACCGAACTGCAGCTCAACGAGGCCCAGATCAAAATCTGGTTCCAGAACAAGAGGGCCAAAATCAAGAAGGCGTCGGGCACCAAGAACACACTGGCGCTGCACCTGATGGCGCAGGGGCTGTACAACCACGCCACCACCGCCAAGGACGACAAATCAGACAGCGACTGA
- the cnpy1 gene encoding protein canopy-1 isoform X1, translating to MVHWIGFVFALMAVVPKSTEGKRDEVLYCSACMAIAEELKYSISQIDPKKTVHVGGFRLNPDGSLTDKKVPLARSESHLSELLDGVCNNMSDYALYEEPDTKQQSYRRFAPRSSDGGNFPDFKNFQFSGPEGSDSLKFACETIVEELEDDIIALFAREDERVAQKLCGEVSGLCKSSVFQRTEL from the exons ATGGTGCACTGGATCGGCTTTGTGTTCGCACTGATGGCGGTCGTGCCTAAAAGCACAGAGGGGAAGAGAGACGAAGTGCTCTACTGCTCAG CCTGCATGGCGATCGCTGAGGAGCTGAAATACTCCATTAGCCAGATTGACCCCAAGAAGACCGTCCACGTTGGAGGCTTCAGGCTGAATCCTGATGGAAGTCTCACTGATAAAAAG GTTCCTCTGGCTCGCTCCGAGTCTCACCTGTCCGAGCTGTTGGACGGAGTTTGTAATAACATGAGCGATTACGCGCTGTACGAGGAGCCCGACACGAAACAACAGAGCTACAGGAGATTCGCACCGAGGAGCAGCGACGGCGGGAACTTTCCAGATTTCAAAAATTTTCAATTCTCCGGACCTGAAGGTTCAGATTCCTTAAAGTTCGCT tgtgaaaCCATCGTGGAGGAGCTGGAGGACGACATCATCGCTCTGTTCGCACGGGAAGACGAGCGCGTGGCCCAGAAGTTGTGTGGCGAAGtgtcag GTCTCTGTAAGAGCTCCGTGTTCCAGCGCACTGAGCTGTGA